ACTTATGATTTAAATTACTAATGCACTAATGCCTTTTTTTTACGAGTACTGATACTTGTGCTTAAGTACTCACTGAtaccaattaccgtatttatcagcgtataccgcgcacttttttccccttaaaatcaggggaaaatcgtgggtgcgcgatatacgccgatacccgattcccgcgctgtgtttgaacgccgccgccgacatataccgagcgcagtacactcagccaGGCtcagctccgctcgcggtcacgccctgtgccgcctcctagcctttatgcgagaggagccgagcgtgcccgagtgtactgcgctcggtatatgtcggcggcggcgttcaaacacagcgcgggaagcggggatcggctcaaaaacagcgcgggagaagcggggaggacaccaccaaggaagcagatggacaccggaccgtacaaggccgccgggcaagacacagacgaggggcattcaaactgtattttcttttttttcctgaaatttcccttcttggttgggggtgcgcgctatacgccggtgcgcgctataggaagataaatacggtactgatACCGTGgctgaagtcactatgacaagcctaggttcacacaggagtggtgcGGGAAACCACATGTGAATCACCCAGGAATCGCACTACagtcctgttcaaatcacatgcaattctttgcagcacgatttgagcccattcatgtTGTataggctcaaatcgcaccgcaaaaTGTATCAGTTTAAAGtacaagtacttgtgcaaatgcttatTATCAGCACCGATACCAGTAGCGGTGCAAGCCTAATCGATATAGTTCATTAGCATTACTCTTGTAAAGTCAACCTTTATTATGACAAGAAATAAATGagcaaaaaaaagaccaaaggGTCTACCTATTCAATACTTTTTAAAGCTCACCTATAGGAATCAATGAGAAAAATAACCAAAGGGTCTACATTTCAAACAGGACACTGCCTAGTGGGATGCTGCtatctaaataaatgtattaaatatgTAACTAACTAGAACTACACATTTGCCTAATTTTGTTACCAACtataatataaatgtaattttaataCTTTGTTGAGTCTCATATACGTAGCATTTAATACAGATGCTGCAAATGTTAAATGGCTgcctttttaagtgtaaaaacaGAAATGTTGTTTTTAGGTTATCTGTGTTGCTAAGTGGGTACAGAGCCAAGTATTTTTGGCATGTTTCAGCTAGGCCTTTCCTAGTTGACTGCACACATCacatttttgcttaaaaaaaaaaaaaaaaaaacaggattaaaATTTTTGCACTCCAACCAGGAAGCTGATGAACTAGACTATTCTCGAAATGACTGAATTTCCATGATTTGGTATGACGCACGCGTTATCACGTATCCATTTTGTATTTAACTAAAGACATAATACACCaaattaatagaaaaaaatatctttttatttacaaaacaaatCCAAATATTGGAAGTTGTAAACAAAATTCACAATCCTTTTTTCCTAAAGTACATACACCGACAGCTTGCATGCTTCCATTTGGTCTCCTGCTAGTCCTTAAACTTTGTGTCTGGTCAATGAATTGGAAAGCATAGTGCAGGTAACTCTGAAGAGGCAGTATTCATAttacaggaggaaggaaggagagtaAAAATATGCAGTCTTCTGAAagctgcaacttttttttttttgcaacagtcTAGTCAAGCTGTTTATTTTTCCAGCACGCGTCAGGTTACAACCGTGCTTCCCCTAGTTGAgaaataaaaccacacttttgCTGTAAGatatgcaaaatatattttttttcagcttttgcaGTATTATTATCTAAGACATCAGTTCTACAATGAAATATTCAAAacaaaatcgtttttttcgtttttggttTTTATctcaataaatttttttttttttttttttaattggcaaagTCATCAaccaacaatatatataatacaagTCATGTACAAAGCATTTACATCATTTAAAACTCTGAATAAAATATAGGTATGTAATGTAaaagcatcagtgttgtaaagcAAAATAATATTAAGAAAATACAAATtttgacacacacacacccctcccccataGACACAACAACCGTGCACTTTTTGTGCAACAACATACAATGGTTTTGGCTTGAAAGAGATCTGATGTTTCATCACATTTGTTCTAGCAGGTTCATCTCGACATAGATTAGCAATAAATCCATCTGCCATACAAACTGTCCAATGGCTGGTGTTTAAGGAGGcatgtatttcaaagggggcttTGTCTCCCTTGCAAATTCTCAGTTGGATGGGAGACAATTCATTCCCACTGATTTCTGCGAGAAATGCCTGTACACAAaatactgtattaaaaaaaaaaaaaaaaaatggatttggtCATCAGCGTGAAGAAAATAAGATTTGAGATGATTCTAGGCTAGAAAAAGAGCAagtcctgtatttttttttactttttgtggtTAAGAGGTATGAAAAGCATCTGTAAAAAGAGAAAGTTTTCCCAGCAAAATGAAATGTTCAGATgtgcctaaatttttttttttttgatgtgagCATTAGATTTGTGAAGTAATATCTGATCATCAGGAGGTGGTGGAGACTTTAAGGTTTAAACGTCTTCAACCGAGATAAAATATCTGTGCAATGCAGACAGTTGTGGTAAGAATAGCCCTAACCCCATCACCAGCTGATCCTATTTCTCCCAGCCATCCCCTTCAATTCAGCTCAAAAGCCATGGGAATAGAAAAAACGTTGGGATAACTGTTCTGATTTAGACGTGCACATCTCAATTTTTTGATTTACTGTCTGAGGGAATGAGGGCATGGGATTCAAGCCTTTTTTCTTTTCACTATTAATCAAGGAAGGCTCTCCATTGACCATACATAAAACAGACAGAAGCAGTCACAGAGAAGGCCAGAAATTTCCATGTAAACAGACAGTGGCAGTGCAATAGCTTTAGCAGATCCTGCTAAATTCACAGGAATGGTGCTACAGTAAACAAATcagattcctgcaaaaaaaaaaactgtataggagaaaaaaaaaaaaaggagacagaCACTAAATCTAGCAATTTCCAGAAATGACTGAACAACGACAGGATTTTAATCGTGGCGTATAGCCTCAAAGAAGCCTTGGGGGCCAGAGTCAAGATTAACCACTAGACTGCCAGAGCTGTCAACAGTTTCATTGTAGGGCCTCTGGTGCTAGGATTAAACGTAGCCTTATGACAGAATTCTTTCTGTACGCTGCTTAAatcaatcaatacatttttattactcAATTCTCACTACTGAATCAACTTTTTTTGGCACTAGAATATTACTGATGCTTATAACgcccaaccaaaaaaaattttttttcatttacaaagttttatatttttgtacCTAACATAtcaggggctaaaaaaataataaaataataaacaaatcagGTCACCCCTCTCCCAATTGTGTACATCTACAAAGGCAATTAAAATCACTGTAATTAGGTTTACTATCAAGGTATTTTAAGCTACAGTGATTTACAGTCTTCTAAAGGCCTAGCACAAATGTGTCAGCATAGttctaattttaaaatgtaaGCTCCAGGAAGCTGGCGAAACAATAAATTAATCCAGATACTGAATCTTTCAGCCAAGTCTCTACACATCAGATGGATGCAGCAGACTGTGCAAAGCAAATCACAGGgcaaggctctttttttttttgcagataatTAATCAAACAGGAGTAAACAAAAAGGGGTGTTGCCTCACCGCTGTGGGATGAGCACGATATGCAATTTATCATAAAAGTTTAACTCTGCCCCTTCCTTTGTCACAGCGAGATCAATGTAGTATtgctataggaaaaaaaaataataatcaaagaAAATAATACAAACCCATCCTCCTTTTGCCTAGGGGGTAACAAAAGAAGCATATTATACAAGATCCAATCCACCCCCATGATAAAACAGGGCATCTATCATCAAAAAGGGTAGCAGACAACATTTTGGTATTACACTTGTTTTTGGAGGATAAAACAGCAGAAAAATATGTTGGATtgcaatttgatttttttttttttaaataaggttaCAGTACTAAAATAAAATGCAGAATTAACATCTCAGTTAAAAATATTTggtataattaataaaaaaaaaaaatactgaactaAAGTAAACGTGCAATTCAGCTTCATTTCACATTAAACACCTCTAGTGGTCCTACGATGCATTCATTAAAACAAACCTAGCATTATGGAGCTCCACTTggaatttggtacaagaggattTGAAAGAAGATggagtttttttaattattcaaaAGTTTAGAGTTGTTTGCTCACTTGATGAGGTTTACAACATGTGCTTATtatcatttttaaatttaaaaggtGTACATGTATgtttctataaatatatatatatatatatatatatatatatatatatatatatatatatatatatagtatagagACACAGAGTTTGAGCTGGTGGGATgtactgcaataaaaaaaaaactaatttatatTTCTGTTCCACAGACTAATCTTTGTTCTTAAAAAGAGGAAGATTGAAAATATCACTCAGAAGTGTTGATTTCACAGAGTTTCCAGGTACAGGCTTTTGCAAGGTTCTGCCATTGTAGCTCTTGTGTCAAGACTGTTGAACACACAGTTCCTTACAGAAAGATTTTCTAAGTGCTACATTTATCTAAAACCATATTTCAGTACACCTTTGTGCCTttggaaaacacacacacacacacacacacacacacattgtgtgAATATGCAAACCTTTCACAAATAATGAAGTCTTTACAACTGTTtgccaggggaaaaaaatatggcaTTCACTGCACTGTTTATCACAAGTTCAAGATTTAgtttataggttttttttttttccttttctactagaatccctgaaaaaagaaaaaaaaaatgtgcggttcAATCACAAAAAGATATGTTCTCTTAATTTTCTGAAGGCAACAGGCACTTTGATACAGTAAATAAACAGGTACACAAATAGGATCTCTTCTCCAACTCTTTCGTTTTGGGTCTGTTTAAGAAATCTTTGGTCCTTAAGCATTAGATTTGCTACTAACTCTCCTATGCATTGTCACATTTTGTAAAAACGTGATTGATGCAAAACATGTTGGAAAGATAATCTAGCATCTTTCGCTGAATGGCAATCTTCGGAACTGTACCACCCTACCGCAGTTCACTAGAAGGAAGTTATGTCTGGTAAAAAGCATTCTATGCAAGCAGCCAGGTTATACATTCTAAACGACTCAAGATCAAACGCTGTAAAACCAAAAAAATGGTCATTCTAATATAtccaatgcgtttttttttttcccttcgcgCTTTGCTACAGATAATTGAAATTCTGAAGGAAAAGTTCAGTCTATACGCCCTTTTGCAAAATCCATTTTTACTAGCCAACCTCTTCCTATTCAAATGTTACGTGAGCAGGAACTGCCGACCTGTCCTTACATTAAGCATTCCTTTACTGCATACAGCAGAAGGCTCTCTTAACTTTAATTGACAGGCTGCTTTGTGCTCTGGGGTTGAAACCCAATGAATTAGGTGCTTATCATTTTGATCGTGCTCTCATGAATTCTCTATATGAACCACAAGCTTCACAAAGACTGAAACCTAGAGCAGATCGTCATTTCTCAAACTCGCACCCCGTTTAATTATTGGGCAAACCCCTGTTTTATATGCTTGGGGAACGTTTTCCTCTAAGGAATCGTTCAGTCTTAATTACAGGGTAGCCAAGTGGAGTATGTATGTTGCTGGCATGTAAAGACAGGTTGTACTTGGGCAATGTAATAATTGCTAAAGTTGGCATCTGCTACATAGGGGGCTGGCTGATAGTAGCATGTTACGTTAGCCACGTTGGGAATAATGTTTTGTTCAGCCAAGACTTGGATGGCTAGCATGGTGATAAGGCTGAGAGTCTGCCTTCTTTCATGTCCCATGAGACATACTGTGCTTTCATTGACCACACTGTGCAGAGTCATAAGATAATCGTATTTGCGGTCTTCTAAGCCAACAAAGTGGTTCTGCAAGTAGCACTCCAGCTTCCTTTGCTGTTCTCCAATATCTGAGAAGTCAATGAAAAACCTAGAACACATGTACCTCTGTAGAGACTTCATTTCGGTTTCGGAGGCTGCCCTGAAGCCTCTTACCAAAAGGTTGCAGTACTTGAGAAGGCCACCTCCGCGGATCTCCTCAGGGTTCCTGGTGGCAATGATCTTGTGACAAAGGTGATCAAAGGCTTCCTGGAAATCTCCATACACGCTCTCCCCAATAATGGTAGGGTGGAACGTTTCGGTCATCGGGTTCTCAGAGCACTCGTAAAAAAGCAAAAGGGAATCCAGCTTGATCTGAAACGAATCGACGCTGAATTCAAACTGCCTTCTCAAAGAATCCACAAATTTGAGTTCCACGTTTTTGCCATGGTTATTGGATAGGGAGATCAGGCTCCATCGATCGGAGTCGTTGCAGACTTTTACCATTTTCTGAACGTAGGCTTCCTGGAACGGGAAACACAAAGATAAAGCTGTCAAtctagagagagaaggagggagagagaatagatggggagagagagggagggagagagaagggtagAAGAAAATAGAAAGGAGGGGGAATAGAAgagaaggaaaaaggaaagagaagagagagagagaaaagggggagggagagagaagggaagaagagagagagagagggggaaagagagagagagagagagagagagagagagagagagagagagagagagagagagagagagagagagagagacagagatagagaggggaagaaagagagagaggggggaagaaagagggagggggggaagaaagagagagagaggggaagaaatagagagaggggggagagagaggggggagagagagagagagagagagagagagagagagagagaggggaagaaagagagagagggggaaagaaagagagagagggggaagaaagagagagagaggggaagaaatagagagaggggggagagagaggggggagagagagagagagagagagagagagagagagagagagagagagagagagagagagagagagagagagagagagagagagagagagagagaaagaaagaaagaaagaaagaaagaaagaaagaacgacaGACAGAGGGAAGAGATGAGAGGGGGAgacggagagggagaagagacagAAGAAAAGAGACAGGAGGGAGAATAGGAGAGaaggaaaaataaagagaagagagagagagagagaaacggggtgggagagagagaaggagagagagagagaggggggagaagggaagaagagagagagagatgggggggagaagggagagagagagaaagaaagagaagggaagaagagaaaatagagagagaagggagaaggaagaagagagatgaggggaagagagagataaaagaacagagaagaagggagagaagtgtgacaagtacccccccccccccccccaagctgccAGTGATAAGCAGTGACAATGGATTAAGGTGAGACACCACTTTTTTTGACAGACGGCCAATTAGAAAACAAGGCACAGACATCTAATGCTTGTGTGATAACTTTGCAGGGGGCCTTAAGGATCTAAAGGTAGAGTCGGCCATACTTGTGAAAGGGGGGCAGGtggaagtgggggagggggggggtgactgatcaCTTTCTAGGAGTGACATCTGGATAGAAGCCACTATTTATTGTAGAAGTGAGTACTTACCTTTAGGGTGAGCGGGCTTATCCTTTCCTTGTTAACTCCTTCTGGTAAGAAATCCAGCAGGCAATCCAAGACCACATCCTTGACGGTCTGGAACTCGGCCTCTCCTTTGAGGTCTGCACAGAAGATGAGGTCCAAGTCCTTGTAGCCCAATCCACTGTCCTCATGTAGGATATGACTGGCAGCCGATCCATTGAGCCTGACATCCCTCACCTTGATGTTCTTCTCCTCCAGCCTGGATCGTACCACCTTGACGATCTGCCTGGGCTTCATCTCCAGGGTGGGGAAGTTGCCCCTGCCATGGATGGGGATGGTCTCGGTGAGGATGGTGTCCAGCCTCTGGACTTGTTCCCAACTTAGTACATTGCAGTTAGTGCTGTCGCAGCAGGCTGAGCACATCGCTTGGACGGTGCTGGCATTCTCCTCGTCTGCCATGGTCATATGGAGCCTTCTTCCAGGCTCTGATCACTTCCAGGgacacagaggatgaggaggaggaggaaggcttGCTCGTCTTCGTCCGATCctggaaaaaacacacagaagCCGATGAGCACAGGCGATCACAGAGGATTTAGATAATCCGCTACTTAGAGAAGTGCGCAGAGCCTGAGCCCTCTCCTCTATAtacacctccctcccccctcccccatatcccATCCATACACCCACACACTCACTCACACACAGCGATCACCTGCTGTCACACCGCTACAGCTGCTGCCTCTGGATCCTTCTAGTGTAGATGCGCTTTTTTTTCCCAGACTAGTTTATATATGGCCTATGGGGAGTCTCCTATGCTCCCGGACACGCCCCCTCATTAGCATAGCTATGTGCCCGGGCACATCTCCCTATGTGTGGGATCTCCCCCAATGGGTCAATGCAGAAGGGGAGGGGTGAGGACCTGTCACTCAGAGTATTCTCCTTACACTTAGTACTGATGATCACCTACAATCCCCCCCCCGGAATGAGCTGGGCTCCGAGAGAGATGATTGACACCCGCTCTCGTCCAATCACACAACCATTACGCAcatgcctttttctttttttttatgtagttgcTCTGACGTCAAAGCCGGGCTAATCCACCAGAGGGAGGGGCGGGGCCGGGGTCTCCCTCCTCAATGAGCTGTCAGTGTACGAAGGGGCAATGGAGGGTTATCGCAGTGTACATCTGTCCGTCACTTATCTCTGTAATCCCGGAAGGGAGACATGGCTCATTAATGATAGACCATTATGTGACACTCTATTCGGGTGAGTCACACGGAGCTGAGACACAAATAAAAGGACATTTGGCTCCCTGTCCCCCCTGAGGGGATATGAAGAGTCGTACGGCGTGACAACAGCGCCGCCTGCTGCCCGTCTGCCTGCTCCTACACATACCATGGCAGgcgctgggggggagggggctcctCACACAGCGCTCAGTACAATCCAATGTGACGTTCTAGGAATTGATGAATGAACTCTTCCTCTCCATTTACAAAGCCCTGTCAGTCACACAATGTTAGTGGGCTCACAGGGAGTATAGGGTGTCATTGAGGAAAGCAACCTATTTGTTCAGTGATGGGAGAGACAGGCAGGATAGATAGCTCTCCACTATTCCCCATACTTACATTGTCTCTAGATATCCCTTCCCATTGTGCAAATACTACACGCCTTATAAATATGACACTTTTATTAATGTACACAGCGCTAGATATGCACCACCACCACGCTGGAGTCCGTCATGACTCGTCTATGAACAGAGCTGCCTGCTCTTCTATTCATATCACAGCTCCATCACCTCATAATACTCACTTCTGACTAGAACGTCATAACATGTCCGTAGCTCACCACTTCATGCCTTTGGTTAATACCATCACTTCAAACTGAAAGCACAGGCTAAAGCACCGCACCGTTTTTTTAACGCCTTTATAAGCAACGCTTTTGCGCCACTTTTTGCCCActggcggggcgcttttaactacAAAAAAATAGGTTAAAAACTCCTGTTTTGCGGTGCTTTGAAAGCGCTTTACGGGCACTCTGGAAGCACTGCACATTAATTTCAATGGTcagggtgttttgggagcgctaaatacagcgtTCCCAACCCACCCCAAAGATGTTGCATGCAGAACTTTTCATAACGTCAcacaagtgcaccgccccagtgtaaaaagtcACTGGAATGAATgagaggtgtttttcaggtgtttAGCAGAGGCAATTTCCAGCGCTAAAGCACCTtaaaaccgccccagtgtaaaaagtcactggaatgaatgggaggtggttttcaggtgTTTAGCAGAGGCAATTtccagcgctaaagcgcctgaaaaccgccccagtgtaaaaagtcactggaatgaatgggaggtggttttcaggtgTTTAGCAGAGGTGATTTCCAGcgctaaagcgcctaaaaaactgccccagtgtgaaaagataCACTTGAATGAATGAGAGGTGGTTTTCAGGTGTTTAGCAGAGGCGATTTCCagtgctaaagcgcctgaaaaccgccccaaTCTAAAAAGTCACTTTAATGAATGAGAGGTGGTTTTCAGGTGTTTAGCAGAGGCGATTTCcagcgctaaagtgcctgaaaacctcCCCaatgtgaaaagacacactggaatgaatgagaggtggttttcaggcgttTAGCAGAGGCGATTTCCAGCGCTAAAGTGCCTGTAAaccgccccaatgtgaaaagATACACTTGAATGAATGAGAGGTGGTTTTCAGGTGTTTAGCAGAGGCGATTtccagcgctaaagcgcctgaaaacctccccagtgtgaaaggggtcttaaccacttcagttctggagtcagtggaagaaggggaggatctgtgcatacaggatcaaacagcctttttacacaatgcagaggattaacccccttaggtttcacagtgagtataacaagcatgttttactgcatacaccagtggcggc
The sequence above is drawn from the Rana temporaria chromosome 4, aRanTem1.1, whole genome shotgun sequence genome and encodes:
- the TENT5A gene encoding terminal nucleotidyltransferase 5A; this translates as MTMADEENASTVQAMCSACCDSTNCNVLSWEQVQRLDTILTETIPIHGRGNFPTLEMKPRQIVKVVRSRLEEKNIKVRDVRLNGSAASHILHEDSGLGYKDLDLIFCADLKGEAEFQTVKDVVLDCLLDFLPEGVNKERISPLTLKEAYVQKMVKVCNDSDRWSLISLSNNHGKNVELKFVDSLRRQFEFSVDSFQIKLDSLLLFYECSENPMTETFHPTIIGESVYGDFQEAFDHLCHKIIATRNPEEIRGGGLLKYCNLLVRGFRAASETEMKSLQRYMCSRFFIDFSDIGEQQRKLECYLQNHFVGLEDRKYDYLMTLHSVVNESTVCLMGHERRQTLSLITMLAIQVLAEQNIIPNVANVTCYYQPAPYVADANFSNYYIAQVQPVFTCQQHTYSTWLPCN